From Ipomoea triloba cultivar NCNSP0323 chromosome 5, ASM357664v1, the proteins below share one genomic window:
- the LOC116021178 gene encoding vacuolar protein-sorting-associated protein 37 homolog 1, producing MFKFWGSQEQQAPSHPQEIPTESWYPSSVVSSPSSSRPTTPSPSSSGSFSVSRPSDRQNSASHVSPAEAAGIIAVLKDKSVEELRKLYSDKDAYHNFLLSLEAVKTQNNVRDELRNETMQLARENLEKEPRIMELRNQCRIIRTTELAAAQEKLHELERRKGELLKFYSPASLLRRLHEATNKTEEESDALHRQLLDQEIDLSAFVQKYKKLRQTYHKQALTHLAAKTSITG from the exons atgttcaaattctG GGGTTCTCAAGAGCAACAAGCTCCGTCACATCCACAGGAAATACCTACAGAGTCATGGTATCCATCATCTGTGGTCAGCTCTCCTAGTTCTTCCCGCCCCACAACACCTAGTCCGAGCTCCTCTGGAAGCTTCAGTGTATCAAGGCCTTCTGACAGACAGAATTCTGCATCACACGTATCTCCTGCAGAGGCTGCTGGTATTATAGCTGTGTTAAAAGATAAGAG TGTTGAGGAGCTTAGGAAGCTTTACTCTGACAAGGATGCTTATCACAACTTTCTACTTTCACTTGAGGCtgtcaaaactcaaaataat GTAAGGGATGAGCTTCGTAATGAAACTATGCAGCTTGCTA GGGAAAATCTAGAAAAAGAACCAAGGATCATGGAGCTTAGAAATCAG TGCAGAATAATTCGAACAACTGAATTAGCTGCTGCTCAGGAAAAGCTGCATGAACTTGAAAGGAGAAAAGGGGAGCTCCTGAAGTTCTACTCTCCTGCATCCCTTCTTCGTCGACTTCATG AGGCAACTAATAAAACAGAGGAGGAATCTGATGCCCTACACAGGCAGCTTCTTGATCAAGAAATTGATCTCTCTGCATTTGTGCAGAAGTACAAGAAATTGCGCCAGACCTACCACAAACAAGCACTTACTCATCTTGCAGCTAAGACATCCATAACTGGCTAA